One window of the Janthinobacterium sp. PAMC25594 genome contains the following:
- a CDS encoding LysR family transcriptional regulator has protein sequence METKWLEDFISLAETHNFSRSAALRHVTQPAFSRRIQSLENWLGIDLVDRTSYPTRLTPAGAVFYEQALEMLGQINGVRALLRGKRAATQTSVDFAVPHTLSLTFMPKWLTALEEGFAPINSRLMALNVHDAVLQLVDGGCDLLLCYHHPRQPVQLDPGRYDMLVMGRETVRAYARCGQDKVPDFVLPGSAKQPLPFLSYTSNAYLGRMVELLVADAKAPLFLETCYETDMAEGLKMMALEGRGIAFLPESAVMRDVKYKHLARADGGAPGWEIELEIRLYRERPSGLRPGKPIVESLWQYLLQAQESAARGGKKRRRAAVTTIPS, from the coding sequence ATGGAAACCAAATGGCTGGAAGACTTCATCTCGCTCGCTGAAACGCATAATTTCAGCCGTTCCGCGGCCCTGCGCCACGTCACCCAGCCGGCCTTTTCGCGGCGCATCCAGTCGCTGGAAAACTGGCTCGGCATCGACCTGGTCGACCGCACCTCCTACCCCACGCGCCTGACGCCGGCCGGCGCCGTGTTTTACGAGCAGGCACTGGAAATGCTGGGGCAGATCAACGGCGTGCGCGCCCTGTTGCGCGGCAAGCGGGCGGCCACGCAAACGAGTGTCGATTTCGCCGTGCCGCATACCCTGTCGCTGACCTTCATGCCGAAGTGGCTGACGGCGCTGGAAGAGGGTTTCGCGCCGATCAACAGCCGTTTGATGGCACTGAACGTGCACGACGCGGTGCTGCAGCTGGTCGATGGCGGCTGCGACCTGCTGCTGTGCTATCACCATCCGCGCCAGCCGGTGCAGCTGGACCCGGGCCGCTACGACATGTTGGTGATGGGCCGCGAAACCGTGCGCGCGTATGCGCGCTGCGGCCAGGACAAGGTGCCGGACTTCGTCCTGCCCGGCAGCGCCAAGCAGCCGCTGCCCTTCCTCTCCTACACCAGCAATGCCTACCTGGGACGCATGGTGGAACTGCTGGTGGCCGACGCCAAGGCGCCCCTGTTCCTGGAGACCTGCTACGAAACGGACATGGCCGAAGGCCTCAAAATGATGGCGCTGGAGGGGCGCGGCATCGCCTTCCTGCCCGAATCGGCCGTCATGCGCGACGTCAAGTACAAGCACCTGGCGCGTGCCGACGGCGGCGCGCCAGGCTGGGAAATCGAGCTGGAAATCCGCTTGTACCGCGAACGCCCGTCGGGCCTGCGCCCCGGCAAACCCATCGTCGAAAGCCTGTGGCAGTACCTGCTGCAGGCGCAGGAAAGCGCCGCGCGCGGCGGAAAAAAACGCCGGCGTGCAGCCGTCACCACAATTCCATCCTGA
- a CDS encoding H-NS family nucleoid-associated regulatory protein: protein MTTYQEYTAKIAELQQLAEAARKNELAGAKAQIAGIMKEYGLSIDDLKETKTKAVKAHSPVAVKYRDDATGETWTGRGRPPRWLEGKDKDQYLIK, encoded by the coding sequence ATGACCACGTATCAGGAGTACACCGCGAAGATCGCAGAATTGCAACAGCTCGCGGAAGCAGCACGTAAGAACGAACTCGCAGGTGCAAAAGCACAAATCGCCGGCATCATGAAGGAATATGGTCTGAGCATCGACGACCTCAAGGAGACCAAAACGAAGGCGGTCAAGGCTCACAGCCCAGTCGCAGTGAAGTATCGCGATGATGCTACTGGCGAGACCTGGACAGGTCGTGGTCGTCCGCCAAGATGGCTGGAAGGTAAGGATAAGGATCAGTACTTGATCAAGTAA
- a CDS encoding undecaprenyl-diphosphate phosphatase encodes MDLILALKAIIMGLVEGFTEFLPISSTGHLILAGSLLDFTKDVSKEVMDVFEIAIQAGAIMAVCWEYRQRIGSVLSTFSTEVKSRKFVLNVAIAFIPLAVIGLAIGKMIKHALFKPVPVAMAFIIGGIIILLVERRARTNPVTVRVNSVDEMTPLDALKVGCAQAFALIPGTSRSGSTIIGGMLLGLSRKTATEFSFFLAIPTLLAATAYSLYKARDILSATDVPLFGLGTVAAFISAFLCVRWLLRYISSHDFTFFAWYRIVFGLLVLASAHYGWVVWAE; translated from the coding sequence ATGGATCTCATTCTTGCGTTAAAAGCCATCATCATGGGGCTGGTCGAAGGTTTTACCGAATTCTTGCCGATTTCGTCCACGGGACATCTGATCCTGGCCGGCAGCCTGCTCGACTTTACCAAGGATGTCTCGAAAGAAGTCATGGATGTCTTCGAGATCGCCATCCAGGCCGGCGCCATCATGGCCGTCTGCTGGGAATACCGCCAGCGCATCGGCAGTGTGCTGTCCACCTTCAGCACCGAGGTCAAATCGCGCAAGTTCGTGCTGAACGTGGCCATCGCCTTCATCCCGCTGGCCGTTATCGGACTGGCGATTGGCAAGATGATCAAGCATGCGCTGTTCAAGCCCGTGCCGGTGGCCATGGCCTTCATCATCGGCGGCATCATCATCTTGCTGGTGGAGCGCCGCGCGCGCACCAATCCCGTCACCGTGCGCGTCAACTCGGTCGATGAAATGACGCCGCTCGACGCCTTGAAAGTGGGCTGCGCGCAGGCGTTTGCGCTGATTCCCGGCACCAGCCGTTCCGGCTCGACCATCATCGGCGGCATGCTGCTGGGACTGTCGCGCAAGACGGCTACCGAATTCTCGTTTTTCCTGGCCATCCCGACGTTGCTGGCCGCCACCGCCTATTCTCTGTACAAAGCGCGCGACATCCTGTCGGCCACCGACGTGCCCCTGTTCGGCCTGGGCACCGTGGCCGCCTTCATCTCCGCCTTCCTGTGCGTGCGCTGGCTGCTGCGTTACATCAGCTCGCACGACTTCACGTTTTTTGCCTGGTACCGCATTGTGTTTGGCTTGCTGGTCCTGGCCAGCGCCCATTACGGCTGGGTTGTTTGGGCAGAATAA
- the recQ gene encoding DNA helicase RecQ, producing the protein MNQDLNQRALHLLQTVFGYPAFRGQQADIVDHVSHGGDALVLMPTGGGKSLCYQIPALLRDGVGVVVSPLIALMQDQVDALEEVGVRAAFLNSTQTYEEASRIERLVRTGGIDVVYVAPERLMTQRCLDLFQASKISLFAIDEAHCVAQWGHDFRPEYIKLSVLHEQFPDVPRIALTATADPQTRAEIAMRLQLEDARQFVSSFDRPNIRYQIVEKANGRKQLLDFINTEHTGDCGIVYCLSRKKVEETAEFLNQSGIRALPYHAGMEYAKRSANQARFLREENIVMVATIAFGMGIDKPDVRFVAHLDLPKSIEGYYQETGRAGRDGMAANAWMAYGLQDVVLQRRMIDESEADDTFKRVLGVKLDAMLGLCETLSCRRMRLLEYFGEPASPCGNCDTCLVPPVSFDGTVPVQKLLSAIYRVDQRFAGGHVIDVLRGVESERIKTWHHDSLSVFGIGSDLGEAEWKSILRQAIALGLVSVDHEQYSSLKLTDASRPVLKGGQKVQLRQYQKPVKTSKRSTSVAKGYVETDLSTSEQAIFDKLRWWRVETARTHNVPAYVIFVDATLREIAKAKPTSLEQMRGVSGVGEKKLASYGDEIVAMILEMM; encoded by the coding sequence ATGAATCAAGATCTTAACCAGCGCGCGCTGCACCTGCTGCAGACCGTTTTCGGCTATCCGGCCTTCCGCGGCCAGCAAGCCGACATCGTCGACCACGTCAGCCATGGCGGCGATGCGCTGGTGCTGATGCCCACGGGCGGCGGCAAATCTCTGTGTTATCAAATTCCCGCACTGCTGCGCGATGGCGTGGGCGTCGTCGTCTCGCCGCTGATCGCGCTGATGCAGGACCAGGTGGACGCGCTGGAGGAAGTCGGCGTGCGCGCCGCCTTCCTCAATTCCACGCAAACCTACGAAGAGGCGAGCCGCATCGAGCGCCTGGTGCGCACGGGTGGCATCGACGTCGTCTACGTGGCGCCCGAGCGCCTGATGACGCAGCGTTGCCTGGACCTGTTCCAGGCGTCAAAAATCTCCCTGTTCGCCATCGACGAGGCGCATTGCGTGGCCCAGTGGGGCCATGACTTCCGTCCCGAATACATCAAGCTGTCGGTGCTGCATGAGCAGTTCCCGGACGTGCCGCGCATCGCGCTCACCGCCACGGCCGACCCACAGACGCGCGCCGAAATCGCCATGCGCCTGCAGCTGGAAGACGCGCGCCAGTTCGTCTCGTCCTTCGACCGCCCGAACATCCGCTACCAGATCGTGGAAAAGGCGAATGGCCGCAAGCAGCTGCTCGACTTCATCAACACGGAACACACGGGCGACTGCGGCATCGTCTACTGCCTGTCGCGTAAAAAAGTCGAAGAGACGGCGGAGTTTTTAAACCAGAGCGGCATCCGCGCCCTGCCGTATCACGCCGGCATGGAGTACGCCAAGCGCAGCGCCAACCAGGCGCGCTTCCTGCGCGAAGAAAACATCGTCATGGTCGCCACCATCGCCTTCGGCATGGGCATCGACAAGCCCGACGTGCGCTTCGTGGCGCATCTGGATCTGCCGAAAAGCATCGAGGGCTATTACCAGGAAACGGGGCGCGCGGGCCGCGACGGCATGGCCGCCAACGCCTGGATGGCATACGGCTTGCAGGACGTGGTGCTGCAGCGGCGCATGATCGACGAATCGGAAGCGGACGACACCTTCAAGCGCGTGCTGGGCGTGAAACTCGACGCCATGCTGGGCCTGTGCGAAACCCTCAGCTGCCGCCGCATGCGATTGCTCGAATACTTCGGCGAACCGGCTTCGCCGTGCGGCAACTGCGACACCTGCCTGGTGCCGCCCGTGTCGTTCGACGGCACGGTGCCCGTGCAAAAACTGCTGTCGGCCATCTACCGCGTCGACCAGCGCTTCGCCGGCGGCCACGTGATCGACGTGCTGCGCGGCGTGGAGTCCGAACGCATCAAGACCTGGCACCACGATTCCCTGTCCGTCTTCGGCATCGGCTCGGACCTGGGCGAGGCGGAATGGAAATCGATTTTGCGCCAGGCCATCGCGCTGGGCCTCGTCTCGGTCGACCATGAACAATACAGCTCGCTGAAACTGACGGACGCCTCGCGTCCCGTGCTCAAGGGCGGCCAGAAGGTGCAGCTGCGCCAGTACCAGAAACCGGTGAAAACCAGCAAGCGCAGCACCAGCGTGGCGAAGGGTTATGTCGAAACGGATCTGTCGACCAGCGAGCAGGCGATTTTCGACAAGCTGCGCTGGTGGCGCGTGGAGACGGCGCGCACGCACAACGTGCCCGCCTACGTCATCTTCGTCGACGCCACCCTGCGCGAAATCGCCAAGGCCAAACCCACCTCGCTCGAGCAGATGCGCGGCGTGAGCGGCGTGGGCGAGAAAAAACTGGCCTCGTACGGCGACGAAATCGTCGCCATGATCCTGGAGATGATGTGA
- a CDS encoding IS481 family transposase → MTQALHSRARTTHLIREEIRNSTLPQRELAERYNVSRLTIRKWQNRDSAEDRSHRPHTMHTTLTPAQELVVIALRTTLLLPTDDLLAVAREFVNPALSRGALGRCLRRHGVSSLLKMAALEDDKPVTKKSFKDYEPGFLHMDIKYLPQMLDETERRYLFVAIDRATRWVFMEIYANQSDSSSTDFLLKLKNACPITIVKLLTDNGSQFTDRFTSKKKDPVSGDRIPSGKHVFDVLCKQLVIEHRLIPPRHPQTNGMVERFNGRISEVVNQTRFGSRAELESTLRNYLKIYNHNIPQRALDNATPIQAMKKWQEKKPELFVKRVYNQAGLDT, encoded by the coding sequence ATGACCCAAGCCCTTCACAGCCGAGCCCGCACCACCCACCTGATCCGGGAAGAAATCCGCAACTCGACACTGCCCCAACGGGAGCTTGCCGAGCGCTATAACGTGAGCCGCCTGACGATCCGTAAATGGCAGAACCGCGACAGCGCCGAGGACCGTTCGCACCGGCCCCACACCATGCATACGACGCTGACGCCAGCGCAGGAACTGGTCGTCATCGCGCTACGCACCACCTTGCTTTTGCCCACCGACGACTTGCTGGCGGTGGCGCGTGAGTTCGTCAACCCGGCGCTTTCGCGTGGCGCCCTGGGCCGCTGCTTGCGGCGCCATGGTGTCTCCAGTTTGCTTAAAATGGCCGCACTCGAAGACGACAAACCGGTTACCAAAAAGTCGTTCAAGGACTACGAGCCGGGCTTTTTACATATGGATATCAAGTACTTACCGCAGATGCTCGATGAAACCGAACGCCGTTACCTGTTCGTCGCCATTGACCGCGCCACACGCTGGGTCTTCATGGAAATCTATGCCAACCAGTCCGACAGCAGCAGTACCGACTTCCTGCTCAAACTGAAAAATGCTTGCCCGATCACCATCGTCAAACTACTCACTGACAACGGCAGCCAGTTCACCGACCGTTTTACCAGCAAGAAAAAAGACCCTGTCAGCGGCGACCGTATCCCGAGCGGCAAGCATGTCTTTGACGTGCTGTGCAAGCAATTGGTGATCGAACATCGATTGATTCCGCCGCGTCACCCGCAAACCAACGGCATGGTCGAACGCTTCAATGGCCGTATCAGCGAGGTCGTCAACCAGACTCGTTTCGGCTCCCGGGCCGAACTGGAATCGACGCTGCGCAATTACCTGAAAATCTACAACCACAACATTCCCCAGCGCGCCTTGGATAACGCAACACCGATTCAGGCGATGAAGAAATGGCAGGAGAAAAAGCCGGAATTATTCGTTAAACGCGTATATAACCAGGCCGGTCTTGACACCTAA
- the trmB gene encoding tRNA (guanosine(46)-N7)-methyltransferase TrmB translates to MMYDPTEHRIRSFVTRAGRLSVAQARALETLGPQFLVPFAKEPLDFEQVFGRKAPVILEIGFGMGATTAHIAKAMPEKDFIGVEVHTPGVGSLLKLIGEESLTNLRLLQHDAVEVLTHMIPANSLAGIHVFFPDPWHKARHNKRRLIQAPFVKQLTDRLAPGGYLHCATDWEDYAVQMLDVLGAEPQLHNSADAYAPQPAYRPLTKFENRGLKLGHGVWDLVFIKK, encoded by the coding sequence ATGATGTACGATCCGACCGAACACCGCATCCGCAGCTTCGTGACCCGCGCGGGACGGCTGTCGGTCGCCCAGGCGCGAGCGCTTGAGACCCTGGGGCCGCAGTTCCTGGTGCCTTTCGCCAAGGAACCGCTGGACTTCGAACAGGTGTTCGGCCGCAAGGCGCCGGTCATCCTGGAAATCGGTTTTGGCATGGGGGCGACGACCGCGCATATCGCCAAGGCCATGCCGGAGAAGGATTTTATCGGCGTCGAAGTGCATACGCCCGGTGTCGGCAGTCTGTTGAAACTGATCGGCGAAGAGTCGCTGACGAATCTGCGCCTGTTGCAGCACGATGCCGTGGAAGTGCTGACGCACATGATTCCTGCCAATTCGCTGGCCGGCATCCACGTGTTTTTCCCCGATCCATGGCACAAGGCGCGCCACAACAAGCGCCGCCTGATCCAGGCGCCATTCGTCAAGCAATTGACCGATCGCCTGGCGCCGGGCGGCTATCTGCATTGCGCCACCGATTGGGAAGATTACGCGGTGCAAATGCTCGATGTGCTGGGCGCCGAGCCGCAGTTGCACAATAGCGCCGATGCTTATGCGCCGCAGCCAGCATATCGTCCGCTGACCAAGTTTGAAAACCGTGGCTTGAAGCTGGGTCATGGCGTGTGGGATCTGGTTTTCATCAAGAAATAA
- a CDS encoding DGQHR domain-containing protein has product MATAKKKDTAISYPCLLISQNNHRFYLTSIPVADIFKYCFVSTRDDDNLQGFQRQLSKPRADDIAKYLDQGVGSIPTNIVLSAQEDAKLKYNARNKAISFERLDKSFLVLDGQHRLWGYQICLERFKKDHRVPLSIYENLSRTEETRLFIDINTKQVGVPAALLLDIKQLAQIEGERDTTLRELFDGVKKTPNLNFSGLLSPSKSVVGKVSRVTFNRAVGQALDSSVLQGLDKKKKLTLLINYIKAFENVLDDQKLLTRSAFLEAIFDVFEQAVRQSLLSYKNAKTESIQKVISPIAKYSYGDSTLRSVGQVKKAVRSALAGSISIAPNML; this is encoded by the coding sequence ATGGCAACTGCAAAAAAGAAAGATACAGCTATAAGTTATCCATGTTTGCTTATTTCGCAAAATAATCACAGATTTTATTTAACTTCTATACCAGTTGCAGATATATTTAAATATTGTTTTGTATCAACTCGTGATGATGATAACTTGCAGGGGTTTCAGCGGCAATTAAGTAAGCCACGAGCGGACGATATAGCTAAATACTTAGATCAAGGAGTTGGCTCAATTCCAACAAATATAGTTTTATCTGCGCAAGAAGATGCAAAGTTAAAATATAATGCCAGAAATAAAGCCATATCTTTTGAGCGGTTAGATAAATCTTTTTTAGTGCTGGATGGCCAGCATAGGTTGTGGGGATATCAAATTTGCCTGGAAAGATTTAAGAAAGACCATCGTGTTCCTCTTTCTATTTATGAAAACCTAAGCCGTACTGAGGAGACTCGTCTTTTTATTGATATTAATACTAAGCAAGTTGGTGTTCCAGCAGCATTGTTGCTTGATATTAAACAACTCGCTCAAATTGAAGGAGAGCGTGACACCACACTTAGAGAATTATTTGATGGAGTTAAAAAGACGCCAAATTTGAATTTTAGCGGATTATTAAGTCCATCGAAATCTGTAGTTGGAAAAGTTTCTCGGGTCACTTTTAATAGAGCGGTTGGTCAAGCTTTAGATTCTTCCGTCTTGCAAGGCCTTGATAAGAAAAAAAAGCTCACTTTGCTTATAAATTATATCAAGGCATTCGAAAATGTTTTAGATGACCAAAAATTACTTACACGGAGTGCATTCCTTGAGGCAATTTTTGATGTTTTTGAGCAGGCTGTTCGTCAAAGCTTGTTGAGTTACAAGAACGCGAAGACAGAAAGCATTCAGAAAGTTATCAGCCCAATCGCAAAATATTCTTATGGAGATTCCACACTTCGATCAGTGGGGCAGGTAAAAAAAGCAGTGAGAAGCGCTCTTGCTGGCTCAATTAGTATTGCCCCTAATATGTTGTAA
- a CDS encoding Glu/Leu/Phe/Val dehydrogenase: MTSKHALPSYLNPEDLGPWGVYLEQIDRVTPYLGNLSRWVETLKRPKRILTVDVPIERDDGSIAHYEGYRVQHNLSRGPGKGGVRFHQDVTLSEVMALSAWMTVKNAAVNVPYGGAKGGIRVDPKTLSRNELQRLTRRYTSEISMIIGPNKDIPAPDVNTNEQVMAWMMDSYAMIGGNMSTGVVTGKPISLGGSLGRRDATGRGVFVVGCDAAAKVGMSLEGAKVIVQGFGNVGGVAARMFAEAGSKIVAVQDHKTTVVHAGGLNIPQLLAHVAEVGSVEGFPGAEAFVPREDFWGIDCDILIPAALEQQITAERAQVIRAKIILEGANGPTLPAADDILTDRGVLIVPDVLANAGGVTVSYFEWAQNFSSFFWTEEEINSRLTRIMREAFDAVWQVSQEKKVSMRTATFILACTRVLQAREVRGLYP, translated from the coding sequence ATGACCAGCAAGCACGCACTTCCTTCCTACCTCAATCCTGAAGACCTGGGCCCATGGGGCGTCTACCTCGAGCAGATCGACCGCGTTACGCCGTACCTGGGCAACCTGTCGCGCTGGGTGGAAACGCTGAAGCGTCCAAAGCGCATCCTGACGGTCGACGTGCCCATCGAGCGCGATGACGGCAGCATTGCCCACTACGAAGGCTACCGCGTGCAGCACAACCTGTCGCGCGGCCCAGGCAAGGGCGGCGTGCGCTTCCACCAGGACGTGACCTTGTCGGAAGTGATGGCCCTGTCGGCCTGGATGACGGTCAAGAACGCAGCCGTCAACGTGCCATACGGCGGCGCCAAGGGCGGTATCCGTGTCGATCCGAAGACCCTGTCGCGCAACGAGTTGCAGCGCCTGACGCGCCGCTACACGAGCGAGATCAGCATGATCATCGGACCGAACAAGGATATTCCGGCGCCGGACGTCAACACGAATGAACAAGTCATGGCGTGGATGATGGACAGCTATGCCATGATCGGCGGCAATATGTCGACCGGCGTGGTGACGGGCAAACCGATCTCGCTGGGCGGCAGCCTGGGTCGCCGCGATGCGACGGGCCGCGGCGTGTTCGTCGTCGGTTGCGATGCGGCCGCCAAGGTCGGCATGTCGCTCGAAGGCGCGAAAGTCATCGTGCAAGGTTTCGGCAACGTGGGCGGCGTCGCCGCACGCATGTTCGCGGAAGCCGGTTCGAAAATCGTCGCGGTACAAGACCACAAGACCACCGTGGTGCATGCCGGCGGCTTGAACATCCCGCAATTGCTGGCACACGTGGCCGAAGTGGGCAGCGTCGAAGGCTTCCCGGGCGCCGAGGCATTCGTGCCACGCGAAGATTTCTGGGGCATCGATTGCGACATCCTGATCCCGGCCGCGCTGGAACAGCAGATCACGGCCGAACGCGCACAAGTCATCCGCGCCAAGATCATCCTGGAAGGCGCCAACGGCCCGACCCTGCCGGCAGCGGACGACATCCTGACCGACCGTGGCGTATTGATCGTGCCGGACGTGCTGGCCAACGCCGGCGGCGTGACCGTCAGCTACTTCGAGTGGGCACAGAACTTCTCGAGCTTCTTCTGGACAGAAGAAGAAATCAACAGCCGCCTGACCCGCATCATGCGCGAAGCGTTCGACGCGGTATGGCAAGTGTCGCAAGAGAAGAAAGTGTCGATGCGTACCGCCACCTTCATCCTGGCGTGCACGCGCGTCCTGCAAGCTCGCGAAGTGCGCGGCTTGTACCCATAA
- a CDS encoding MFS transporter has protein sequence MHLTGTLQQRATRLVFFAAGLGMAAWAPLVPYAKSRLGLDEATLGILLLCLGAGSLCAMPFTGMLAARFGCRKVIVGAGLLLTAILPGLALAATPLQLGLVLLVFGAAMGTFDVAINIQAVIIEKANGGAMMSGFHALFSVGGFAGAACMALLLWLGLTPAWSCVVVMLLLCGVLGAAQGHLLPTASASGEKTPLFVMPHGAVIFIGLLCFIVFLAEGAILDWSALFLTTTRGVEEAKGGLGYAAFAIAMTLGRFTGDKVVSRFGGKRVLTFGGLCAAAGFFLAVLAPHASLAMAGFVLIGLGAANIVPILFTAAGNQRAMPASLAVAAITTIGYAGILAGPAVIGFVAHATSLNIAFAMLGAALLLVAASARLVAPSKQVS, from the coding sequence ATGCATCTCACCGGCACCTTGCAACAACGCGCCACGCGCCTGGTCTTTTTTGCCGCCGGCCTCGGCATGGCCGCCTGGGCACCTTTAGTTCCCTACGCCAAGTCGCGCCTGGGCCTCGATGAAGCCACGCTCGGCATCTTGCTGCTGTGCCTGGGCGCCGGTTCGCTGTGCGCGATGCCGTTTACGGGCATGCTCGCGGCACGCTTCGGCTGCCGCAAGGTCATCGTCGGCGCCGGCTTGCTGCTGACCGCCATCCTGCCCGGCCTGGCGCTGGCCGCCACGCCGCTGCAACTGGGCCTGGTGCTGCTGGTGTTCGGCGCGGCCATGGGCACGTTCGACGTGGCCATCAACATCCAGGCCGTGATCATCGAAAAGGCCAATGGCGGCGCCATGATGTCGGGTTTTCATGCGCTGTTCAGCGTGGGCGGCTTTGCCGGTGCGGCCTGCATGGCCCTGCTGCTGTGGCTGGGCCTGACGCCGGCCTGGTCCTGTGTGGTGGTGATGCTGCTGCTGTGCGGCGTGCTGGGCGCGGCGCAAGGCCATCTGCTGCCGACGGCGTCCGCCTCGGGCGAAAAGACGCCGCTGTTCGTCATGCCGCATGGCGCCGTCATTTTCATCGGCCTGCTGTGCTTTATCGTCTTCCTGGCCGAAGGCGCCATCCTCGACTGGAGCGCCCTGTTCCTCACCACCACGCGCGGCGTGGAAGAAGCCAAGGGTGGCCTCGGCTACGCCGCCTTCGCCATCGCCATGACCTTGGGCCGCTTCACGGGCGACAAGGTGGTCAGCCGCTTTGGCGGCAAGCGGGTGCTTACTTTTGGCGGGCTGTGCGCGGCGGCAGGCTTCTTCCTGGCCGTGCTGGCGCCGCACGCCAGCCTGGCCATGGCCGGCTTCGTGCTGATCGGCCTGGGCGCGGCGAACATCGTGCCCATCCTGTTCACGGCCGCCGGCAACCAGCGTGCCATGCCGGCCAGCCTGGCGGTGGCGGCCATCACCACCATCGGCTATGCGGGCATCCTGGCCGGTCCGGCCGTCATCGGCTTCGTGGCGCACGCCACCAGCCTGAATATCGCCTTCGCCATGCTGGGCGCCGCGCTGCTGCTGGTGGCGGCCAGCGCGCGCCTGGTGGCGCCGTCAAAACAGGTATCCTGA
- the galE gene encoding UDP-glucose 4-epimerase GalE: MSKKILVTGASGFIGSHTCVELLAAGFDVVAVDNLCNSAREAMARVERIAGKSVPFYEADVRDRVAMATVLREHAIDAVIHFAGLKAVGESVAQPLMYMDNNVSGTVALLEVLAAANVKRFVFSSSATVYGDPEALPILESSRLSVTNPYGRSKLMVEQILADVVHADAQWQVGVLRYFNPVGAHASGLIGEDPAGIPNNLMPFIAQVAVGRRERLAVFGNDYATPDGTGVRDYIHVVDLALGHVAALHRLFSTDGGFTVNLGTGHGYSVIDTVRAFEAASGRKVPYDIVPRRPGDIASCYASADKAKQLLGWQAQKNIDDMCTDHWRWQHQNPQGYSA, from the coding sequence ATGTCCAAGAAAATACTCGTCACCGGCGCATCCGGTTTCATCGGCTCGCATACGTGCGTCGAATTGCTGGCTGCCGGCTTTGATGTGGTCGCGGTGGATAATCTGTGCAATAGCGCGCGCGAAGCCATGGCGCGCGTGGAGCGCATTGCCGGCAAAAGCGTGCCCTTCTACGAGGCGGACGTGCGCGACCGCGTGGCCATGGCCACCGTATTGCGCGAGCACGCCATCGATGCGGTGATCCATTTTGCGGGCTTGAAGGCGGTGGGCGAATCCGTGGCGCAGCCACTGATGTATATGGATAACAATGTGTCGGGCACCGTGGCGCTGCTGGAAGTGCTGGCGGCGGCGAATGTGAAGCGTTTTGTGTTCAGCTCGTCGGCCACCGTGTACGGCGACCCGGAAGCCTTGCCGATCCTGGAATCGTCACGCCTGTCCGTGACCAACCCCTACGGCCGCTCGAAGCTGATGGTCGAGCAGATCCTGGCCGATGTCGTGCATGCCGACGCCCAGTGGCAAGTCGGTGTGCTGCGCTATTTCAATCCGGTTGGCGCGCATGCCAGCGGCTTGATCGGTGAAGATCCGGCCGGCATTCCGAATAACCTGATGCCCTTCATCGCCCAGGTGGCAGTGGGCCGCCGCGAGCGCCTGGCCGTCTTCGGCAACGACTACGCTACGCCCGATGGCACGGGCGTGCGCGACTACATCCACGTGGTCGACCTGGCGCTGGGCCATGTGGCGGCGTTGCACCGCCTGTTTTCCACGGACGGCGGCTTTACCGTCAACCTGGGCACGGGTCACGGCTACAGCGTGATCGATACCGTGCGTGCCTTCGAAGCGGCCAGCGGCCGCAAGGTCCCCTACGACATCGTGCCGCGCCGCCCCGGCGACATCGCCAGCTGCTATGCCTCGGCCGACAAGGCGAAGCAATTGCTGGGCTGGCAAGCGCAGAAAAACATCGACGACATGTGCACCGACCACTGGCGTTGGCAGCACCAGAATCCGCAAGGTTATTCAGCCTGA